The genomic region GCCCAGTATTGTGTGTAGCCAAGCTGGTCCCACGACATGGGATCTTCAGGGTCCATCTCTACTACTTCTTTGTAGACCTGTATTGCCTCATCATATCTCTCGTTGTTTGCGTAGCCTCTCGCAAGAGATCGTCTTGCAGAGATTGAATCGGGTTTCAACTTCAGAATGTGCTCAACGACATTCTCTAGGTCATAGAGTCTATCCATTTGTACGAGGACATAAGCTAGGCAATCCCAAGAATCTACATTGGCAGGTTCTCTTACTAGAACTGTATCCACTAGATATGATTCTGCTTTGTAGGGCTTTCCATCGACTTCGTAGCTCATAGCATTAACAATAGAAGCCTCAGTATCATATCGTTCTGGGTACTTTTCTGCCAACTCGAACAGGGTTACTCTTGTGTCGTATCCCTGCCCTCCTGCGAGATGATTCTTGGCCTTCTCAAGGAGTGCGTCACCTTTGCGTCGTTTCTTCTTGGACATTCTATCACCAATATGGAATTTCATTGGTTTTATCTCCAAGAACTCTAAATAAGCACATATTCAAAATCAGGTAAT from Candidatus Lokiarchaeota archaeon harbors:
- a CDS encoding tetratricopeptide repeat protein; the encoded protein is MKFHIGDRMSKKKRRKGDALLEKAKNHLAGGQGYDTRVTLFELAEKYPERYDTEASIVNAMSYEVDGKPYKAESYLVDTVLVREPANVDSWDCLAYVLVQMDRLYDLENVVEHILKLKPDSISARRSLARGYANNERYDEAIQVYKEVVEMDPEDPMSWDQLGYTQYWA